AAATGTCGCCTACGACGCGACCTTCACCCGCAGGCTCTCCGGGCCATTGACCTGTGGCTCGGCGGAAAGCATCGCCTGGATCCCGTCGTCGCCTTCGCGATACGAGAGGTCGAGCAGGGTCGCGACCGCTAGCTGGGTTGACCGCCCGATGGTGTCCTTGTTGTTCTCCCAGCGCGACACCGTTTCTGCTGCAACCCCCAGCAGCGTCGCTAGCTGCGCTTGCGTCAGGCTCATGGCCT
The sequence above is drawn from the Polyangiaceae bacterium genome and encodes:
- a CDS encoding helix-turn-helix transcriptional regulator, whose amino-acid sequence is MRWKSCEITTVVGKYNVRDNSGPAWCCECGESLVSMEALSGYEKRAARTVLIDIQQVEGNVLKFARKAMSLTQAQLATLLGVAAETVSRWENNKDTIGRSTQLAVATLLDLSYREGDDGIQAMLSAEPQVNGPESLRVKVAS